In Phaseolus vulgaris cultivar G19833 chromosome 7, P. vulgaris v2.0, whole genome shotgun sequence, the genomic stretch CTAACAAGGAGGCAATAGCACGAAACCCACAATGTCCATCCGCTTTAACATCTATTACATCCAAAATATAAGGGTGACATTTTGGATGAAATTGATTAAGCATGGGAATTGCATTGGTGTTGGTTGTCCCCTTAACCTTTCCCTTAGGAGTCTTCAAAGATGATGAGCTTTCGTTTACAAGATGGATGTGATCTACATGCTCAAAATATGAAGGGATGCGTTTTGTAGACCTCTGAAATTTGTTTGCTTGACTCTTTTGGGATCCTTTTGTCTTAACTACATTAAGTGGTGCACATAATATTGTCATGTCTGGGTAGGCAATTTCACGCAACTTGTTTTTAATTGTCACTTTGCCACACATGTCAACCTGTTTGAACCGGGATAGAATGACATCCCATTCTTGTTGAATTGACAACTCAGATGATGAATCACATTCAGATAAATCTGAAAAGCTCAGTCTCGTCCACATAACATGAACTTCATTAAGAGGAATGACACCCATAGCATATTTGGCTAATTGACAAGCACATGGTAATCTGTGAGTCCGTCTAAGTACACATCCACAACATTCACTATCAAACCCCACATCATGAACCTGATCAAACTCTTCAGCAATGAGAATCAAAGCATGTTTAGATACAAAGCCAACCAACATTTTATACAAATGCACATTGAATGTGTGTCCTATCACATGTAGACTCATTTCAAAGGATGCCTTGATTTCGTTATGTTGAAGTATAATAACATGCTTGATAGCATCCCAACATGAGCACAAGTCTCCCAtgctattttgtaatatttgttTCAAAGACCAATGAGCTGATTCAACCCTGTATaagtataaaacataaaacaattagACGTTATACATGTTCTAAACAAAGTAAAAGCATTGATATAATTGTTTGATGTTGTATTTCCCAAATGCATTAACGAATATGTCCAACACCTTACAAATTTTTCTTTGTGCGGAATAATCCATGCGTTCTTCACATATTCAACAAGTAATGGCCACGGTGAACAAATAGTTTCAAAACTTTTAACAAACTCATCAAATTTAGCAATATATGTACAGTCAATGATAGTCCTCCATGAATCCATCACAACTTCCCAAGCCTCGACAAAATCAACCAACATTTTACACTTTGCTTTAACATTCTTATTGATATGAAACTGACAAAGAAAATTTCTTGCTTTAGGAAACACAATATTGATGACATTCATCAAAGCAAGATCTCTATCACAAACAATGACTTCAGGCCCCACATGCGATGTCA encodes the following:
- the LOC137829336 gene encoding uncharacterized protein, coding for MVKPSNILCTLKENNEDNMTTIKQVYNARYSYKRSVRGPRTELQQLMMLLDRDNYLHCSTCHESSNIVSDIFWTHPDAVCPFLLVLHSYLARRKQTSYGLQKFRGSLLTSHVGPEVIVCDRDLALMNVINIVFPKARNFLCQFHINKNVKAKCKMLVDFVEAWEVVMDSWRTIIDCTYIAKFDEFVKSFETICSPWPLLVEYVKNAWIIPHKEKFVRVESAHWSLKQILQNSMGDLCSCWDAIKHVIILQHNEIKASFEMSLHVIGHTFNVHLYKMLVGFVSKHALILIAEEFDQVHDVGFDSECCGCVLRRTHRLPCACQLAKYAMGVIPLNEVHVMWTRLSFSDLSECDSSSELSIQQEWDVILSRFKQVDMCGKVTIKNKLREIAYPDMTILCAPLNVVKTKGSQKSQANKFQRSTKRIPSYFEHVDHIHLVNESSSSLKTPKGKVKGTTNTNAIPMLNQFHPKCHPYILDVIDVKADGHCGFRAIASLLGMGEES